The following proteins come from a genomic window of Sulfitobacter indolifex:
- a CDS encoding lytic transglycosylase domain-containing protein, with protein MRVWFIITALVWAQAAWSEPPDRQCSSTKWGQSHCIRSAHFVYDTCNAIAVFSERHGLNTDFFARLIWQESRFDPNALSHANARGIAQFIPSTAALRGLNDPYNAADALEHSAQYLAEMSRRYGNEGLAAIGYNGGERRVEGFLQGGGLAGETIAYVPIITGSDAEIWRDAPPKNPDFRLSKTEDFLPACYAMGKGRRLTPLKLPEPPLKSWGVQIAFGKSKTLAQAAYARRVALCPSTLAGERADYIKVKHRASGQKGFVMARVGRNSRTAADKLCKTVRASGCPCAVYANN; from the coding sequence ATGAGAGTTTGGTTCATCATTACCGCGCTGGTCTGGGCGCAGGCGGCATGGTCCGAGCCGCCGGACCGTCAGTGTTCCAGCACCAAGTGGGGGCAATCTCATTGTATCCGCAGCGCCCATTTCGTTTACGACACTTGCAATGCCATCGCTGTGTTCTCCGAACGCCACGGACTGAACACCGACTTTTTCGCGCGCCTGATCTGGCAGGAAAGCCGGTTTGATCCCAATGCACTAAGCCACGCGAATGCCCGTGGTATCGCACAGTTCATCCCGTCAACTGCCGCTCTGCGCGGTCTCAATGATCCCTATAACGCCGCTGATGCGCTGGAACATTCCGCGCAGTATCTGGCCGAAATGTCGCGCCGTTATGGCAACGAAGGGCTGGCTGCAATCGGCTACAACGGCGGCGAGCGTCGGGTCGAAGGCTTTTTGCAAGGGGGCGGCTTGGCTGGTGAGACAATCGCTTACGTCCCCATCATCACAGGGTCGGACGCCGAAATATGGCGCGATGCACCGCCAAAGAACCCAGACTTCCGCCTGTCCAAAACCGAAGACTTTCTGCCCGCCTGCTACGCCATGGGAAAGGGCCGCCGCCTGACCCCGCTCAAACTGCCGGAACCGCCGCTGAAATCTTGGGGCGTGCAGATCGCCTTCGGCAAATCAAAGACGCTGGCGCAGGCCGCCTATGCGCGGCGCGTGGCCCTATGCCCCTCTACCCTCGCGGGCGAGAGGGCTGATTACATCAAGGTCAAACACCGCGCCAGCGGACAAAAGGGTTTCGTTATGGCCCGTGTCGGGCGCAACAGCCGCACAGCGGCGGATAAGCTTTGCAAAACAGTGCGGGCTTCGGGCTGCCCATGCGCCGTCTACGCCAATAATTAG
- a CDS encoding ABC transporter permease — protein MVEMTDANAREVTFRGGGFQPGTRRGVGLAVFVVLILLAEWGTRSDFISALTLPRPSDVLLTFQELYQSGMLFKHLGPSLSRLAIGALIGASLGIGIGVLIGLFSLARAGLVPLVAAIFPIPKIALLPLFVIWFGIDEMSKYALIAFGTFTPTVVATYAAVDNVDRVLIRMGQSFGLGWWSIVSKIVVPGAMPGILSGLRISLTIAIILLVAAEMLGAEYGIGAYILQAGSLYDLERLFAGVVILSLLGVAVSSVVAAIERRVLSWRV, from the coding sequence ATGGTTGAGATGACAGATGCAAACGCCCGCGAAGTCACGTTTCGCGGCGGTGGTTTCCAGCCCGGCACGCGGCGCGGCGTAGGGCTTGCGGTTTTTGTCGTGCTGATCCTGCTGGCAGAATGGGGCACGCGTAGTGACTTTATCTCGGCCCTGACACTGCCCCGGCCCAGCGATGTGTTGCTGACGTTTCAGGAGCTTTACCAGTCAGGGATGCTGTTCAAACATCTCGGCCCCTCGCTGTCTCGTTTGGCCATAGGCGCGCTGATCGGTGCTTCGTTGGGGATCGGGATCGGCGTGCTGATCGGGCTGTTTTCCTTGGCCCGCGCGGGGCTGGTGCCCTTGGTGGCGGCAATCTTTCCCATTCCCAAGATCGCGCTGCTGCCGCTGTTTGTCATCTGGTTTGGCATTGATGAAATGAGCAAATATGCCCTCATCGCCTTTGGCACTTTCACGCCCACGGTGGTCGCCACCTATGCGGCGGTCGACAATGTGGACCGGGTGCTGATCCGTATGGGGCAAAGCTTTGGCCTTGGCTGGTGGTCGATCGTGTCGAAGATCGTGGTGCCCGGCGCGATGCCGGGGATCCTTTCGGGGCTGCGGATTTCGCTGACGATTGCAATCATTCTGCTGGTCGCGGCAGAGATGCTGGGCGCGGAATATGGCATCGGGGCGTATATCCTGCAGGCCGGGAGCCTTTATGATCTGGAGCGTTTGTTTGCGGGTGTGGTGATCCTGTCGCTGCTCGGCGTCGCGGTGTCTTCGGTCGTTGCCGCGATTGAGCGGCGGGTGTTGAGCTGGCGGGTCTAG
- a CDS encoding cation:proton antiporter: MALAETAGLAPVLAFALVGALGVGSQWLAWRLRMPSIVLMLLAGLIVGPVLGILNPAEQFGDMLGPVIAIAVAIILFEGGITLNFHTLRDAATGVKRLVVLGAPLGWLASALTLHFVAGLSWATSAVFGGIMIVTGPTVIAPLLRQAKLQKRPAALLQWEAIVNDPVGALAAVLAFQVVMVLETASSAGGAAQELAIGIAVATLLGIAGGWGIARAFRLAYVPEYMKVPVLFVVLLAVFALADFVLHESGLLAVTIMGIWIANAHLPSYTELRRFKEQATVLLVSGVFILLAANMSWAALRSLDMTALLFVLAVILIARPLPVLIALAFSDVPWRERLLVAFTGPRGVVLVAVAGLFGERLVEIGITDAASIAPLAFALVAATVVLHGFTLTPLARLLGLTASASPGVIILGGSRWSVALAEALKKMDLQVIIADPNHAHLRSARDAGVQTYFGDILSKEAEERLDLVAYDKIICATDNDAYNTLVATDLAPEFGRENVFQLKRVRESSARHALPATLGGQAIGGDKTYFEANALISDGWEFRVTGLSEEFTLEQWRVKNPEAIPIAELEKGGEPRFLRPDSAPRNTTDVELLSLSPPKPVQRDS, encoded by the coding sequence ATGGCACTAGCAGAAACAGCAGGGTTGGCCCCCGTCTTGGCATTTGCGCTTGTGGGCGCTCTGGGTGTGGGGAGCCAATGGCTGGCGTGGCGGCTGCGGATGCCATCGATCGTGCTGATGTTGCTTGCCGGGCTGATTGTTGGCCCGGTGTTGGGCATTCTCAACCCGGCGGAACAATTCGGGGATATGTTGGGGCCGGTGATTGCCATTGCGGTGGCCATCATCCTTTTCGAAGGCGGGATTACCCTGAATTTCCACACGCTGCGCGACGCTGCGACCGGCGTCAAACGGCTGGTGGTGTTAGGGGCGCCGCTGGGCTGGCTCGCCTCCGCCTTGACGCTGCACTTCGTCGCCGGGTTAAGTTGGGCCACGTCAGCCGTGTTTGGCGGGATCATGATCGTCACCGGCCCAACGGTCATCGCGCCCTTGTTGCGACAAGCCAAATTACAAAAACGCCCCGCTGCCCTGCTGCAATGGGAGGCTATCGTCAACGATCCGGTTGGCGCATTAGCGGCCGTGCTGGCGTTCCAAGTGGTAATGGTGCTTGAAACCGCCAGTTCCGCGGGCGGGGCGGCGCAGGAATTGGCCATTGGCATTGCTGTGGCAACGCTGCTTGGCATTGCGGGCGGCTGGGGCATCGCCCGCGCCTTCCGTCTGGCCTATGTGCCTGAATATATGAAGGTTCCGGTGCTTTTCGTCGTCCTGCTCGCGGTCTTTGCCCTGGCGGACTTCGTGTTGCACGAATCTGGTCTGCTCGCGGTCACGATTATGGGCATTTGGATCGCCAATGCCCACCTGCCCAGCTACACAGAGTTGCGGCGTTTCAAGGAACAGGCGACTGTCCTGCTCGTCTCGGGTGTCTTCATCCTTCTGGCCGCCAATATGAGTTGGGCCGCGCTGCGGTCGTTGGATATGACCGCTCTTCTATTTGTGCTTGCGGTAATTTTGATCGCCCGGCCTTTGCCGGTGCTTATCGCCTTAGCATTTTCTGACGTGCCGTGGCGCGAGCGCCTTTTGGTCGCGTTTACCGGCCCCCGCGGGGTGGTGTTGGTTGCGGTCGCGGGGCTGTTCGGCGAACGGCTGGTCGAGATCGGCATCACCGATGCTGCCAGCATTGCCCCCCTCGCCTTTGCGCTTGTTGCGGCCACGGTCGTTCTGCACGGTTTTACACTGACACCTTTGGCCCGGCTGCTTGGGCTTACCGCGTCCGCAAGTCCGGGCGTTATCATCTTGGGCGGATCGCGCTGGTCTGTCGCCTTGGCCGAAGCGCTCAAGAAAATGGATTTGCAGGTGATCATTGCTGATCCAAACCATGCCCATCTGCGCAGTGCGCGAGATGCCGGAGTGCAGACGTACTTTGGCGATATTCTGTCTAAAGAAGCCGAAGAACGGCTCGACCTGGTGGCCTATGACAAGATCATCTGTGCCACCGACAACGACGCCTATAACACACTCGTCGCCACTGATTTGGCACCAGAATTCGGTCGGGAGAACGTGTTTCAGTTAAAACGTGTTCGAGAGTCCAGCGCGCGCCACGCCTTGCCAGCCACATTGGGCGGTCAAGCGATTGGCGGCGACAAGACCTATTTCGAAGCCAATGCGCTTATTTCCGATGGATGGGAATTTCGTGTGACCGGATTATCGGAAGAGTTCACCCTAGAACAATGGCGCGTGAAGAACCCCGAAGCGATCCCAATTGCCGAGCTTGAAAAAGGCGGCGAACCACGTTTCTTACGGCCGGACTCCGCGCCGAGAAACACCACTGATGTGGAGCTTCTATCCCTATCGCCACCCAAGCCGGTGCAGCGTGACAGCTGA
- a CDS encoding ABC transporter substrate-binding protein: MTLFNRRQAIATLGAATAVGLAAPALAQNRKITVGALRFTSHAGSFVAFERDYFKEAGLDVELRFFEAAQPMAVAIASGDVDYAVTAISGGLVSLAQKGAVKVIGGALQEEQGIDGQKFLVSDAAYQAGITEPGMLDGKSFGMTQAGSSFHYMGAKMAAAEGISLKFKPLQKVGAVIGALKTGQIDAWSIVPHIAKPLAGSGAVHIIGDVATYLPDYQVTTVFTSTKNASDEQEMTKNFLAGYSKGVADYNAAMIAKDGGDAGVDEMVDLIHKYVYTDRPRDKAAPSIINGTMRLNEGAMLNVASVRDQLEWFQSEGLVDADITLETLIDTSYVETMGS, from the coding sequence ATGACCCTATTCAACCGCCGTCAGGCCATCGCAACTTTGGGCGCTGCAACGGCCGTGGGGCTGGCTGCTCCGGCACTGGCGCAGAACCGCAAGATCACCGTGGGCGCGCTGCGTTTCACCAGCCACGCGGGCAGCTTTGTCGCTTTTGAGCGGGACTATTTCAAAGAGGCCGGGCTCGACGTTGAGCTGCGGTTCTTTGAGGCGGCGCAACCGATGGCCGTGGCGATTGCCAGCGGAGATGTGGACTATGCTGTAACGGCGATCTCCGGCGGTCTGGTGTCCTTGGCACAAAAGGGCGCGGTCAAGGTTATCGGTGGCGCGTTGCAAGAAGAGCAGGGCATCGACGGGCAGAAGTTTCTTGTCTCCGACGCCGCCTATCAGGCGGGGATTACCGAACCGGGCATGCTGGATGGCAAAAGCTTTGGCATGACGCAGGCCGGGTCGTCCTTCCACTATATGGGCGCCAAAATGGCCGCGGCCGAGGGGATCAGCCTCAAATTCAAACCGCTGCAAAAGGTCGGCGCAGTCATTGGCGCGCTGAAGACGGGGCAGATTGATGCCTGGTCCATCGTGCCGCATATCGCCAAGCCGCTGGCAGGCTCAGGTGCCGTGCATATCATCGGCGATGTGGCGACTTATCTGCCGGATTATCAGGTCACCACGGTCTTTACCTCGACCAAGAACGCCAGTGATGAGCAGGAAATGACCAAGAATTTCCTCGCCGGGTATTCCAAGGGCGTGGCCGATTATAACGCCGCGATGATCGCCAAGGACGGCGGTGATGCGGGCGTGGATGAAATGGTCGATCTGATCCATAAATACGTCTACACCGACCGCCCGCGCGACAAGGCAGCGCCGTCGATCATCAATGGCACCATGCGCCTGAACGAAGGTGCGATGCTCAATGTTGCTTCGGTGCGGGATCAGTTGGAGTGGTTCCAGTCCGAAGGGCTGGTTGATGCCGACATCACGCTAGAGACGCTGATCGACACTTCTTATGTTGAGACGATGGGCAGCTAA
- a CDS encoding ABC transporter ATP-binding protein codes for MDLKLSSVSHYYGDSQVLRDITLDIPSGQIVCIVGPSGCGKSTLLRMLGGLERPSEGRVLQMGDAPEGCLNPLTYIFQDFALLPWRTVRGNVALVLEDHGLGKAQREAIIADVLARTKLTDFADALPKQLSGGMKQRVAIARALAVNPAVMLMDEPLSALDSQTRELLMDDLVALWTRQPFTAVYVTHNLAEAVRLGHKIVVLSRRPGEIREVVELDMPLAERRHGDPVLEAQQQHLWGLMRDEAAAADAELIDG; via the coding sequence ATGGACCTCAAGCTTTCCTCCGTCAGCCATTACTATGGCGACAGCCAAGTGCTGCGTGACATCACGCTCGACATTCCCTCTGGTCAGATCGTTTGCATCGTCGGTCCCTCGGGCTGTGGCAAATCCACCCTACTGCGCATGCTCGGCGGGTTGGAACGGCCCAGCGAAGGCCGCGTGCTGCAAATGGGCGATGCGCCTGAGGGCTGTCTGAACCCGCTCACTTACATCTTTCAGGATTTTGCCCTGCTGCCGTGGCGCACGGTGCGCGGCAATGTGGCGCTGGTGCTAGAGGATCATGGGCTGGGCAAGGCGCAGCGCGAGGCGATCATCGCCGACGTGCTGGCGCGGACCAAGCTCACCGATTTTGCCGATGCCCTGCCCAAGCAACTCTCGGGCGGGATGAAGCAGCGTGTGGCGATTGCCCGTGCACTGGCGGTCAACCCGGCGGTGATGCTGATGGACGAGCCGTTGAGCGCGCTCGACAGTCAGACCCGCGAGCTCTTGATGGATGACCTCGTGGCACTCTGGACGCGGCAGCCTTTCACGGCGGTTTATGTGACCCACAACCTCGCCGAAGCGGTGCGGCTGGGGCATAAGATCGTCGTGCTCTCGCGCCGTCCGGGAGAGATTCGCGAAGTGGTGGAGTTAGACATGCCTCTGGCCGAGCGCCGCCATGGCGACCCGGTGTTGGAGGCACAGCAACAGCACCTTTGGGGGCTGATGCGCGATGAGGCCGCGGCGGCGGATGCGGAGTTGATTGATGGTTGA
- a CDS encoding cation:proton antiporter: MSDGSFFALDGYHIALGAVGMVVILAHWLPRFVSRREPAASGLLILLGMGIFALVPGMPAFPDPRAYPFPWEIVSELCVIVALFATGLRIDKLSDWSRWGPTARLLALTMPLTILSVAVMGWAFAGMTAAGAILLGAVMAPTDPVLAADVQVGPPQEGGEHPVRFALTTEAALNDGLAFPFVYLGILVAAEGLAPASWGVEWLARDVFWRIAVGTAMGAAGGWALGQVLFVVPRKAVLAETSSGVVALAGVLLCYGTTELVEGYGFIAVAVAGLVIRRVEADHEFHRRLHDFTAAVEHALTALLLVAIGAVLPTLLADLTLAGAVIVLALIFVVRPLAGWVALLGSPLETRPRWVVALYGIRGIGSIYYLAYAAGKVEFLDEEPLWAMVGFAILVSTLVHGFTAGIAVDGLSSKEGEQP; the protein is encoded by the coding sequence GTGAGCGACGGCAGCTTTTTCGCCCTAGACGGCTATCATATCGCTTTGGGAGCCGTCGGGATGGTCGTGATCCTCGCCCATTGGCTGCCGCGCTTCGTCAGCCGACGTGAGCCCGCGGCATCGGGGCTTTTGATCCTTTTAGGCATGGGGATCTTTGCGCTTGTCCCCGGCATGCCAGCTTTTCCTGACCCACGCGCGTATCCTTTCCCTTGGGAGATCGTATCGGAGCTTTGCGTGATCGTTGCTCTGTTTGCGACGGGGCTGCGGATTGACAAGCTTTCGGACTGGTCCCGCTGGGGGCCTACGGCGCGGCTTTTGGCCCTGACGATGCCGCTGACGATCCTATCGGTCGCGGTGATGGGCTGGGCGTTTGCCGGGATGACCGCTGCCGGGGCCATTTTGCTGGGCGCAGTGATGGCCCCGACCGATCCCGTGCTGGCCGCGGACGTGCAGGTTGGCCCGCCGCAAGAGGGGGGCGAGCATCCTGTGCGCTTTGCCCTGACGACCGAGGCGGCGCTGAACGACGGTTTGGCGTTCCCCTTTGTCTACCTTGGGATATTGGTCGCGGCAGAAGGGCTGGCCCCGGCGTCTTGGGGCGTCGAGTGGTTGGCGCGCGATGTCTTTTGGCGCATCGCTGTCGGCACCGCGATGGGTGCGGCGGGCGGTTGGGCCTTGGGGCAGGTCTTGTTCGTCGTGCCGCGTAAGGCGGTTTTGGCCGAGACTTCCTCGGGCGTGGTGGCCTTGGCGGGCGTGCTTTTGTGCTATGGCACCACGGAACTGGTCGAAGGCTATGGCTTTATCGCCGTGGCAGTGGCCGGTCTGGTGATCCGGCGGGTTGAGGCAGACCACGAATTCCACCGCCGTTTGCATGACTTTACCGCTGCCGTTGAACACGCGCTGACGGCGCTGCTGCTGGTGGCAATCGGCGCGGTGCTGCCCACCTTGCTGGCCGATCTGACCCTCGCCGGCGCGGTGATCGTGCTGGCATTGATCTTTGTCGTGCGCCCCTTGGCGGGGTGGGTGGCGCTTTTGGGATCGCCCCTTGAGACGCGCCCCCGCTGGGTCGTGGCACTTTATGGCATCCGCGGGATCGGTTCGATCTACTATCTGGCCTATGCGGCGGGGAAGGTGGAGTTTCTGGATGAAGAGCCGCTTTGGGCAATGGTGGGGTTTGCGATCCTCGTCTCGACCTTGGTGCATGGCTTTACCGCCGGAATCGCGGTGGATGGGCTAAGCAGTAAAGAGGGTGAGCAGCCTTAA
- a CDS encoding copper chaperone PCu(A)C — MKTFYTAVLAALLALPAAAHEYTAGDIVVDHPMAFETPKTARVGGGYLTITNGGDTADRLVSITAEGFDEVSIHETTTDDMGVARMSHVDGVELLAGETVTLVPGGLHIMFMGLDGDPFEVGEKIPATLTFEKAGTLDVTFNVESRRGHNADEMEHSNHEMNH, encoded by the coding sequence ATGAAAACTTTCTACACCGCAGTTTTGGCTGCTCTCCTCGCGCTGCCCGCCGCCGCGCATGAATATACCGCAGGGGACATTGTCGTCGATCACCCGATGGCATTTGAAACCCCAAAAACCGCCCGCGTCGGTGGCGGCTACTTGACGATTACCAATGGCGGAGACACCGCCGACCGTCTGGTCAGCATCACCGCCGAAGGCTTTGACGAAGTGTCGATCCATGAGACCACAACCGACGACATGGGCGTGGCGCGCATGTCGCATGTTGATGGCGTCGAACTGCTCGCGGGTGAGACGGTTACGCTGGTGCCCGGCGGGCTCCACATCATGTTTATGGGCCTTGACGGTGATCCGTTTGAGGTCGGTGAGAAAATCCCTGCGACCCTGACCTTTGAGAAGGCTGGCACGCTCGACGTTACCTTCAACGTTGAAAGCCGCCGGGGCCATAATGCGGATGAGATGGAACACTCAAACCATGAGATGAACCACTAA